In the genome of Clostridium cylindrosporum DSM 605, one region contains:
- the lipA gene encoding lipoyl synthase gives METVKIGRKPEWLRIKVQGDQKANEVYKALDSLALNTVCKEANCPNKMECYNRKTATFMILGNVCTRNCTFCNVTKGRTEEVNPEEPKNIAVAVEKLGLRHVVITTVTRDDLKDGGAAHFAECIKEIRKLNKNVTIEVLISDLRGNWDALKVIVDAKPDVLNHNVETVKSLYKNVRPMAIYERSMELLKRVKEIDSSILTKSGIMVGLGETKEQVFELFGDLVSQGCDILTVGQYLRPSLKHHPVIEYVHPTVFDEYRDKAKEAGIKFVMSGPLVRSSYKADMPFSGEEE, from the coding sequence TTGGAAACTGTAAAAATAGGAAGAAAGCCAGAATGGCTTAGAATTAAAGTTCAAGGGGATCAAAAAGCTAATGAAGTATATAAAGCACTAGATAGTCTTGCTTTAAACACAGTATGTAAGGAAGCAAATTGTCCAAACAAAATGGAGTGTTATAATAGAAAAACAGCTACGTTTATGATTCTTGGTAATGTATGTACAAGAAATTGTACTTTCTGTAACGTAACAAAGGGACGTACTGAAGAAGTTAATCCTGAGGAACCAAAAAACATTGCAGTAGCAGTAGAGAAATTAGGTCTTCGTCACGTTGTTATAACAACAGTAACAAGAGATGATCTAAAAGATGGTGGAGCTGCACATTTTGCAGAATGTATTAAGGAAATTAGAAAACTAAATAAAAATGTAACTATAGAAGTTTTAATATCAGACCTTAGAGGGAACTGGGATGCTTTAAAGGTTATTGTTGATGCAAAGCCTGATGTTTTAAATCATAATGTAGAAACTGTAAAATCACTATATAAAAATGTTAGACCAATGGCTATTTATGAGCGTTCAATGGAACTACTTAAAAGAGTTAAGGAAATAGATAGTTCAATACTTACAAAGTCAGGTATAATGGTAGGACTTGGAGAAACTAAGGAACAAGTTTTTGAATTATTTGGTGATTTAGTTAGCCAAGGCTGTGATATATTAACAGTAGGACAATACCTAAGACCATCACTTAAGCATCATCCTGTTATTGAATATGTTCACCCAACAGTTTTTGATGAATATAGAGATAAGGCTAAGGAAGCTGGTATTAAGTTTGTAATGTCAGGACCACTTGTTAGAAGTTCTTACAAAGCTGATATGCCTTTTAGTGGTGAAGAAGAATAA
- a CDS encoding lipoate--protein ligase, producing MLIVKHDYMNPYFNHAAEDYLMENFNQECFILWRNTKSILVGKNQNTLSEINLDYVKEKDITIVRRMSGGGAVFCDEGNLCFTFISNIDESKFADFESFARPIISSLINLGIKDVEFSGRNDITIDGKKISGNAQYRHKGRILHHGTLLYSADLSELIGGLNVRPVKFKDKAVKSVKGRVTNIVNHMENPLSVEDFKEYVINHVVSNLEDAKIYEFTEHDISEIQKIIDNKYSTWEWNFGNSPKYDFHSEDKFASGVVEVFVNVEKGLIKEIKFCGDFFGKKDIGEFESYFIGKKHDEEEIKNILSEIDATSYINNIKTEEIISLLFN from the coding sequence TTGCTAATAGTAAAACATGATTATATGAATCCATATTTTAACCATGCAGCTGAAGATTATTTGATGGAAAATTTTAACCAAGAATGTTTTATACTTTGGAGAAATACAAAGTCAATTCTTGTTGGAAAAAACCAAAACACATTGTCTGAAATAAATTTAGACTATGTAAAGGAAAAAGATATAACTATTGTTAGAAGAATGTCTGGAGGGGGAGCGGTTTTCTGCGATGAAGGAAATTTATGCTTTACTTTTATATCTAACATAGATGAAAGTAAGTTTGCAGACTTTGAAAGTTTTGCAAGACCTATTATTTCATCATTAATAAATCTTGGAATTAAAGATGTTGAGTTTTCAGGAAGAAATGATATTACCATTGATGGAAAGAAGATATCAGGAAATGCACAGTACAGACATAAAGGAAGAATTCTTCATCATGGAACATTACTTTATTCAGCAGATTTAAGTGAACTTATAGGAGGGTTAAATGTTAGACCTGTAAAGTTCAAAGATAAGGCAGTGAAATCTGTAAAGGGTAGAGTTACAAATATAGTGAATCATATGGAAAATCCTCTTTCAGTTGAAGACTTTAAAGAATATGTAATAAATCATGTAGTAAGTAACTTAGAAGATGCTAAGATTTATGAATTTACAGAACATGATATTAGTGAAATACAAAAGATTATAGATAATAAGTATTCAACTTGGGAATGGAATTTTGGAAATTCTCCTAAATATGATTTTCATAGTGAGGACAAGTTTGCATCAGGTGTTGTAGAAGTATTTGTTAATGTTGAAAAAGGTCTTATAAAAGAAATTAAATTCTGTGGAGACTTTTTCGGTAAAAAGGATATAGGTGAATTTGAGTCATATTTTATTGGGAAAAAACATGATGAAGAAGAAATAAAAAATATATTATCTGAAATTGATGCTACGAGTTATATAAATAATATAAAAACAGAAGAGATTATAAGTTTATTATTTAACTAA
- a CDS encoding dipeptidase, with protein sequence MRLIDMHCDTIYELFNNNEKEFYNGDLSVNIEKMKVGGYTAQFFATFFELDKIKSPYETANLMIDKFLTEIEKNDDLSIALCYKDILKNNENEKISAILTIEEGEAIEGNLSNIEHFYKRGVRLIGLTWNFENSNGYPHCHCENLPLKDFGKKAVESMNHLGIIVDVSHLSDRGFNDVYEICKLDKKPFVASHSNSRELTNHSRNLTDDMIRKIGELGGVIGLNFASDFLGKSDIARVEDMILHLKHIKNKGGIEVLALGSDFDGIPNEVEIKDASYMQYLEAILSKNDFSHNEIEKIMYKNSLRIIKDVIG encoded by the coding sequence ATGAGATTAATTGATATGCATTGTGATACCATTTATGAGCTTTTTAATAATAATGAAAAAGAATTTTATAATGGAGATTTAAGTGTAAATATTGAAAAAATGAAGGTCGGAGGATATACAGCTCAATTTTTTGCTACATTTTTCGAGCTTGATAAGATAAAATCTCCATATGAAACCGCAAACCTAATGATAGATAAATTTCTAACTGAAATTGAGAAAAATGATGATCTGTCTATAGCATTATGCTATAAAGATATATTAAAAAATAATGAAAATGAAAAAATATCGGCTATATTAACTATCGAAGAAGGGGAAGCGATTGAAGGGAACTTAAGTAATATAGAGCATTTTTATAAAAGGGGGGTAAGGCTTATTGGTCTTACATGGAACTTTGAAAATTCTAATGGATATCCACATTGTCATTGTGAAAATTTACCTCTTAAAGATTTTGGAAAAAAGGCTGTTGAATCTATGAATCATCTTGGTATAATTGTTGATGTATCGCATCTTTCTGATAGAGGATTTAATGATGTATATGAAATATGTAAGCTAGATAAGAAACCATTTGTAGCATCACATTCTAATTCAAGAGAGTTAACTAATCATTCAAGAAATTTAACAGATGATATGATTAGAAAAATTGGAGAATTAGGTGGAGTTATAGGTTTGAACTTTGCATCTGACTTTTTAGGAAAAAGTGATATAGCAAGGGTAGAGGATATGATTCTTCATTTAAAGCACATAAAAAATAAAGGTGGAATAGAAGTTTTAGCTTTAGGGAGCGATTTTGATGGAATACCAAATGAAGTTGAAATAAAAGATGCATCATATATGCAGTATTTAGAGGCAATACTTTCAAAAAATGATTTTTCCCATAATGAAATTGAAAAGATAATGTATAAGAACTCCTTAAGGATTATAAAAGATGTAATAGGATAA
- a CDS encoding branched-chain amino acid aminotransferase, giving the protein MSKLANIDWNNLGFSYIKTDYRYVSIWKDGKWDDGKLTEDNTLTISEASTALHYGQQCFEGLKAYRTKDGKIQLFRPDENAKRMKKSCDRLLMPEVPVEKFIDACMQVVKANSHFVPPYESGATLYLRPFVIGVGDNIGVKAAPEYIFSVFCVPVGPYFKNGLAPVNFITSDYDRAAPYGTGAAKVGGNYAASLLSHEKAAEKGFSDCIYLDPATHTKIEEVGSANFFGITKDNKFITPKSPSILPSITKYSLMHIAKEYLGLEVEEADVPIDNMDIFSETGACGTAAVITPIGGIQHQGNLHVFYSETEVGPVTKKLYETLCGIQFGDVEAPEGWIYEVK; this is encoded by the coding sequence GTGAGTAAATTAGCTAATATTGACTGGAATAATCTAGGTTTTAGTTATATTAAAACAGACTATCGTTATGTTTCAATTTGGAAAGATGGTAAATGGGATGATGGTAAATTAACTGAAGATAATACTCTTACAATAAGTGAGGCTTCAACAGCACTTCACTATGGACAACAATGTTTTGAAGGCCTTAAGGCATATAGAACAAAGGACGGTAAAATCCAATTATTTAGACCAGATGAAAATGCAAAGCGTATGAAAAAAAGCTGTGATAGGCTACTAATGCCTGAAGTACCTGTTGAAAAATTTATAGATGCATGTATGCAGGTTGTAAAAGCAAATTCACACTTTGTTCCACCATATGAAAGTGGAGCAACACTTTATTTAAGACCATTTGTTATAGGGGTTGGAGATAATATTGGAGTAAAAGCTGCTCCTGAATATATATTTAGTGTATTTTGTGTGCCTGTTGGACCATACTTTAAAAATGGTTTAGCACCAGTAAACTTTATAACTTCTGATTATGACAGAGCTGCACCATATGGTACAGGAGCTGCTAAGGTTGGAGGAAATTATGCAGCAAGTTTACTTTCACATGAAAAAGCTGCTGAAAAAGGTTTTTCTGATTGTATATACCTTGATCCTGCAACTCATACAAAGATTGAGGAAGTTGGTTCTGCAAACTTTTTTGGTATAACAAAGGATAATAAATTTATAACTCCAAAATCACCTTCAATACTTCCTAGTATAACTAAATATTCATTAATGCACATCGCAAAGGAATATCTAGGACTTGAAGTTGAAGAAGCTGATGTACCAATAGATAATATGGATATATTCTCTGAAACAGGAGCATGTGGAACTGCTGCTGTAATAACACCAATTGGTGGTATACAGCATCAAGGAAACCTTCATGTATTCTATAGTGAAACTGAAGTTGGTCCTGTAACTAAAAAACTTTATGAAACACTTTGTGGAATCCAATTTGGAGATGTTGAGGCACCTGAAGGATGGATATATGAAGTAAAGTAA
- a CDS encoding aldehyde dehydrogenase, producing the protein MYKIGEIIKSQDEFFKLGRTRDIDFRISSLIKLKNGICRYEDAIFDALKRDLGKSKAESYMTEIGFVLDEINFVIKNLRKWSKPKRVKTSISQIPGKSYIYREPYGKVLIMSPWNYPFQLSIAPLIGAIAGGNCAVIKPSEYSTYTSSLLKSLIEEVFESEYVKVIEGGREINQRILKEKFDYIFFTGSVEVGKIVMQAASSSLTPLTLELGGKSPCIVDRECNISTAAKKIAWGKFINSGQTCVAPDYLVIHKDVKSKFIECFKENIKKFYGDNPIKSSDYSKIINIKHFERLESYLNTGNILVGGELDVKNRKISPTLIDNISMEDNIMKEEIFGPILPIIEYEDVNEAISFIIEMPKPLALYLFTDNKSIEKKILNEVSFGGGCVNDTIIHLASSHMPFGGVGNSGIGSYHGKFSYDTFTHSKSILKKYNFFDTNLRYPPYKGKLEKIKKILK; encoded by the coding sequence ATGTATAAAATTGGTGAGATAATTAAATCTCAAGATGAATTTTTTAAACTTGGAAGAACAAGGGATATAGACTTTAGAATATCATCTTTAATTAAACTTAAAAATGGGATATGTAGATATGAAGATGCAATATTTGATGCTTTAAAAAGGGATCTTGGTAAAAGCAAAGCCGAAAGTTATATGACTGAAATAGGTTTTGTTTTAGATGAAATAAACTTTGTAATAAAAAATCTAAGAAAGTGGTCAAAACCAAAAAGGGTTAAAACATCTATTTCCCAAATTCCAGGGAAAAGTTATATATATAGAGAACCCTACGGAAAGGTTCTTATAATGTCTCCTTGGAATTATCCCTTTCAGCTAAGTATTGCACCTTTAATTGGCGCAATAGCAGGAGGGAACTGTGCTGTAATAAAGCCATCAGAATATTCTACTTATACATCTAGTTTACTAAAAAGTCTTATTGAAGAGGTATTTGAAAGTGAATATGTGAAGGTTATAGAAGGTGGAAGGGAAATAAATCAAAGAATACTTAAAGAAAAGTTTGATTATATATTTTTTACAGGAAGTGTAGAGGTGGGAAAAATAGTTATGCAGGCAGCATCTAGTAGCCTAACCCCTTTAACACTAGAGCTTGGTGGAAAAAGTCCTTGTATAGTAGATAGAGAATGTAATATATCCACTGCTGCTAAAAAAATAGCATGGGGAAAATTTATAAATTCAGGCCAAACTTGTGTAGCGCCTGATTACCTTGTAATACATAAAGATGTAAAAAGTAAGTTTATAGAGTGTTTTAAGGAAAATATTAAGAAGTTTTATGGAGATAATCCAATAAAAAGTAGTGACTATTCTAAGATAATTAACATTAAGCATTTTGAAAGGCTAGAGAGTTATTTAAATACAGGGAATATATTAGTTGGAGGAGAGCTAGATGTAAAAAACAGAAAAATATCACCTACATTAATTGATAATATATCAATGGAAGATAATATAATGAAAGAAGAAATTTTTGGACCAATATTACCAATAATAGAATATGAGGATGTTAATGAGGCTATATCATTTATAATAGAGATGCCAAAGCCACTAGCCTTATATTTATTTACAGATAATAAATCCATTGAAAAAAAGATTCTAAATGAAGTATCATTTGGAGGGGGATGTGTAAATGATACGATAATTCACTTAGCTTCTTCACATATGCCATTTGGAGGAGTTGGTAATAGTGGTATTGGTAGTTATCATGGAAAATTTAGCTATGATACCTTTACTCACTCTAAAAGTATATTAAAAAAGTATAATTTTTTTGATACAAATCTAAGATATCCTCCATATAAAGGAAAGTTAGAAAAAATAAAAAAGATATTAAAATAG
- a CDS encoding helix-turn-helix domain-containing protein — protein MDIGKAVRTQRIMKNLSVRDLASITGLSPGAISKIENGKTIPNVLTMKNIATAMDVSVSYFFIDSEEEHIQVFRKKDRRALIRNIGEEGVVHEEMLTRGKDLRMQPDIITFSPGSNSGPPLNHKGEEFIYVLSGKLKCILEDIGDYELEEGDSIYYPSSMLHRWENVLQDEETRMIVVASPASF, from the coding sequence GTGGATATTGGAAAAGCAGTAAGGACCCAAAGAATAATGAAAAATTTATCCGTAAGAGATCTTGCATCAATTACTGGGCTTTCACCAGGGGCAATTAGCAAAATAGAAAATGGTAAAACTATTCCGAATGTCTTAACTATGAAAAATATTGCAACTGCTATGGATGTGTCGGTATCTTATTTTTTTATAGATTCAGAGGAGGAGCATATACAGGTTTTTAGGAAAAAAGATAGAAGAGCTCTTATAAGAAATATTGGGGAGGAAGGAGTAGTGCATGAAGAGATGTTAACTAGAGGAAAAGATCTTAGAATGCAGCCTGATATAATAACCTTTAGTCCAGGTAGTAACTCAGGACCCCCATTAAATCATAAGGGGGAAGAATTTATTTATGTTTTAAGTGGGAAATTAAAATGTATTTTAGAAGACATTGGAGATTATGAACTTGAAGAGGGGGATAGTATTTATTATCCTAGCAGTATGTTACATAGATGGGAGAATGTCTTACAGGATGAGGAAACTAGAATGATTGTTGTAGCATCCCCAGCATCATTTTAA